One window of Phycisphaeraceae bacterium genomic DNA carries:
- a CDS encoding efflux RND transporter permease subunit — protein MADLVMWAVIAAGIIFGSQLTREFFPETRPNRVQVSAPYPGASPDEVENSIAKKIEDALTSLDNVKEITSTVVEGGASVVVEFEDRVRVKEAVAEVKREIDALQDFPAEAERITVRELEPNLPVIVLSIFGDAPEAELKHAILEVRDDLRSLPRMGDVLISGIRTNEIRVEVEPTELVRHDLSIAQVADRVRQSMLELPGGSVRSSTTTIAVRTLGAEERADAVREIPIKATDGGFVLRLGDIATVTEGFADVDLAERLNGKPSVSVTILKIGRQDAVRLAEIVKAYAAGLRGDPFEATRGESFRMLLRRPGSTDPVSDRQRAWELGSSRAIRTPLPGDVALTTDLARFIVGRLDLLTRNAITGGCLVFLTLMLFLNLRVSLWVTGGMAISIIGTLAVMRFAGISLNLLSMFGLIIVVGLLVDDAIVVAENITAKHEAGAAPDEAAIAGAEQVAWPVVGTVLTTICAFLPLTFLDGQTGELLSQLPMVAACALAVSLLESLFILPRHMSHALRAQDRAARSGRQTLVGRLESGFDRAREAFLHERLIPAYARLLTWCLRRRWMTLTLFVAALIASLGMLAGGRLKFVFLDSSDAETVTAELRMPVGTPLIETDRIARKIERAALDQPEVVSVYALVGSISSLSGDGGGSQQTHLAQLIMELAPVEQRERTSDEVIVAIRKSLGQIPGVKSLRIQGMVGGPEGTDITLTATGADPALLAPVAARIEDALADFDGVYDIANDADRGQRELRIRLRPGASELGFTTENVARQIRASVFGLEAHTFPGRLEDVDVRVTLPESARRSIATIESLRLLSPGGRSVPLAEICTLDETEGYATVRRLNGNRAITVSADVDNAVANTEQITAALRPLLRSLEAEFPGVRIMERGRQKDMAESFQRLPLGMLTSLGLIYFVLAWLFGNHIQPIVVMTAIPFSLIGVIWGHLILGFSMTFLSLIGFVALSGVVVNDSLVFIEFFNHARRNGVPTIDALVHAGRNRIRAILLTTITTVAGLAPIMLEQSFQARFLIPMAITISFGLMSATAMILIALPCIIGACGDVRTLLAKLWGSKPTDINAG, from the coding sequence GTGGCAGATCTCGTGATGTGGGCCGTGATCGCGGCGGGCATCATCTTCGGATCCCAGCTCACGCGCGAGTTCTTCCCCGAGACCCGCCCGAACCGTGTCCAGGTCTCTGCCCCGTATCCGGGCGCATCGCCGGACGAGGTCGAGAACTCCATCGCCAAGAAGATCGAGGACGCGCTGACGTCACTCGACAACGTGAAAGAGATCACCAGCACCGTCGTCGAGGGCGGCGCGTCGGTCGTGGTCGAGTTCGAGGATCGCGTCCGAGTCAAAGAAGCCGTGGCGGAAGTCAAGCGGGAGATCGACGCTCTGCAGGACTTCCCCGCCGAGGCCGAACGCATCACCGTGCGAGAGCTCGAGCCGAATCTGCCCGTGATCGTTCTCTCGATTTTCGGCGACGCGCCCGAAGCAGAACTGAAGCACGCGATCCTTGAAGTCAGAGACGACCTTCGCTCCCTTCCGCGCATGGGCGACGTGCTGATCTCAGGCATCCGAACCAACGAGATCCGCGTCGAGGTCGAGCCCACCGAACTCGTCCGCCACGACCTCTCCATCGCGCAGGTCGCCGATCGCGTCCGTCAGTCGATGCTCGAACTCCCCGGCGGCTCCGTCCGTTCGAGCACCACCACCATCGCCGTGCGGACCCTCGGAGCGGAGGAACGCGCCGACGCCGTCCGAGAGATCCCGATCAAAGCGACCGACGGGGGCTTCGTGCTGCGGCTCGGCGACATCGCGACCGTGACGGAGGGCTTCGCCGATGTCGATCTCGCCGAGCGACTGAACGGCAAGCCCTCGGTGTCCGTCACCATCCTCAAGATCGGCCGCCAGGACGCCGTTCGCCTCGCGGAGATCGTCAAGGCCTACGCCGCGGGACTGCGGGGCGATCCGTTCGAGGCCACACGCGGCGAGTCCTTCCGCATGCTCCTCCGTCGGCCCGGCTCGACCGATCCCGTCTCGGACCGCCAGCGCGCGTGGGAACTCGGCTCCTCCCGTGCGATTCGCACGCCGCTTCCCGGCGATGTGGCTCTCACGACAGACCTCGCACGGTTCATCGTCGGCCGTCTCGATCTCCTGACACGCAACGCGATCACGGGCGGGTGTCTGGTCTTTCTCACGCTGATGCTTTTCCTCAACCTGCGTGTCTCGCTCTGGGTCACGGGCGGCATGGCGATCTCGATCATCGGAACGCTCGCCGTCATGCGATTCGCCGGGATCTCGCTCAACCTGCTGTCGATGTTCGGATTGATCATCGTGGTCGGCCTGCTCGTGGACGACGCGATCGTCGTTGCAGAGAACATCACCGCCAAGCACGAGGCAGGAGCCGCGCCCGACGAAGCCGCGATCGCCGGAGCGGAACAGGTCGCATGGCCGGTCGTCGGCACGGTCCTTACGACGATCTGTGCTTTCCTACCCCTCACGTTCCTCGACGGCCAGACCGGCGAGCTGCTCTCACAGCTCCCGATGGTCGCCGCCTGCGCGCTGGCGGTGTCGCTCCTGGAATCGCTCTTCATCCTCCCGAGGCACATGTCGCACGCGCTCCGCGCACAAGACAGAGCCGCCAGGAGCGGCCGCCAGACGCTGGTCGGCCGCCTCGAATCCGGCTTCGACCGCGCCCGCGAAGCGTTCCTCCACGAGCGGCTGATTCCCGCATACGCGCGCCTGCTCACATGGTGCCTCCGCCGGCGCTGGATGACCCTCACACTCTTTGTCGCCGCCCTGATCGCCTCGCTTGGCATGCTCGCGGGCGGCCGCCTCAAGTTCGTCTTCCTCGACTCCAGCGATGCCGAAACCGTGACCGCCGAACTCCGCATGCCCGTCGGCACCCCGCTCATCGAAACCGATCGCATCGCGCGCAAGATCGAGCGAGCCGCACTCGACCAGCCCGAGGTCGTCTCGGTCTACGCCCTCGTGGGATCCATCTCCTCGCTCTCCGGCGACGGCGGAGGATCGCAGCAGACCCACCTCGCGCAGCTCATCATGGAACTCGCCCCCGTCGAACAGCGCGAGCGCACCAGCGACGAGGTGATCGTCGCGATACGCAAGTCGCTCGGGCAGATCCCCGGCGTCAAGTCGCTGCGGATCCAGGGGATGGTTGGCGGCCCGGAGGGCACCGACATCACGCTCACGGCAACCGGAGCCGATCCCGCGCTGCTCGCGCCGGTCGCCGCCAGAATCGAGGACGCGCTCGCCGACTTCGATGGCGTCTACGACATCGCGAACGATGCCGATCGCGGGCAGCGAGAACTCCGCATCCGCCTGCGTCCCGGCGCCAGCGAGCTCGGATTCACCACCGAGAACGTCGCGAGGCAGATCCGCGCCTCGGTCTTCGGGCTTGAGGCACACACCTTCCCGGGACGCCTCGAAGATGTCGATGTTCGCGTCACCCTCCCCGAATCGGCGCGACGCAGCATCGCAACCATCGAGTCGCTGCGCCTGCTCTCCCCCGGCGGGCGCAGCGTGCCGCTTGCAGAGATCTGCACGCTCGACGAGACAGAGGGATACGCGACCGTCAGACGCCTGAACGGCAACCGAGCCATCACGGTCAGCGCGGACGTGGACAACGCCGTCGCGAACACCGAGCAGATCACCGCCGCCCTGCGCCCGCTGCTCCGCTCGCTCGAAGCAGAGTTTCCTGGCGTCCGGATCATGGAACGCGGACGCCAGAAGGACATGGCCGAGTCGTTCCAGCGTCTCCCGCTCGGCATGCTCACATCGCTGGGCCTGATCTACTTCGTCCTCGCGTGGCTCTTCGGCAATCACATCCAGCCGATCGTCGTCATGACCGCCATCCCCTTCAGTCTGATCGGCGTGATCTGGGGCCACCTCATCCTCGGCTTCAGCATGACGTTCCTGTCGCTCATCGGCTTCGTCGCGCTCTCCGGCGTTGTCGTCAACGACTCGCTGGTCTTCATCGAGTTCTTCAACCACGCCAGGCGCAACGGTGTCCCGACGATCGACGCCCTCGTCCACGCCGGGCGAAACCGCATCCGCGCCATCCTGCTGACGACCATCACAACCGTCGCCGGCCTCGCTCCCATCATGCTCGAACAGTCATTCCAGGCCAGGTTCCTCATCCCCATGGCCATCACCATCAGCTTCGGCCTCATGTCCGCCACCGCGATGATCCTCATCGCGCTGCCGTGCATCATCGGCGCGTGCGGCGATGTACGCACCCTCCTCGCAAAGCTCTGGGGCTCCAAACCGACCGACATCAACGCCGGATGA
- a CDS encoding Do family serine endopeptidase produces the protein MIRAGLSRFRLAGAAVLLGAAIVTSTASAMTLQPPGATPDEKADIAAARSLSRAFQHVAKRAEPSVVHITSLQQVYTRRSLFDAPRAELAPGGLGSGVIVTEDGYILTNNHVVAGADQLRVRLADGRELECQLVGADPATDLAVLKVDATGLPILAFGDSDALEVGEWVVAIGSPFGFDSSVTAGIVSAKGRSGIVGRRSAEGLYEEFIQTDAAINPGNSGGPLLDLDGRVVGINTAIITRSGGSIGLGFAIPAKMARSVMENIIASGRPQRGFLGAVWGDIDVSRAARLGLAAPSGAIIEGVMPESPADRAGLRVGDVVVAFDGKPVDSFNRLRNAIAFTPPGQTISVEVLRDGDRRVIEAQIADREEWLAAARREESIESLGITVINAVRLGASGFGDADAGGVQIASVAPGGLARREGLEPGDLIYAINGRMIANVAELRQALQSASWRQGVRIDVERGNRRGYVIIRR, from the coding sequence ATGATCCGGGCAGGTCTCAGTCGATTTCGTCTTGCGGGTGCCGCGGTGCTTCTCGGCGCGGCGATTGTCACGAGCACTGCATCGGCGATGACACTCCAGCCCCCGGGCGCGACGCCGGATGAGAAGGCGGATATCGCGGCGGCACGTTCGCTCTCACGGGCGTTCCAGCATGTGGCGAAGCGAGCAGAGCCGTCGGTGGTACACATCACGTCGCTCCAGCAGGTGTACACGAGGCGGTCGCTCTTTGACGCGCCACGGGCGGAACTCGCGCCGGGCGGGCTGGGCTCGGGCGTCATCGTGACCGAGGATGGATACATCCTCACGAACAACCACGTCGTCGCGGGCGCGGACCAGTTGCGGGTGCGTCTTGCGGACGGGCGTGAGCTCGAGTGCCAGTTGGTTGGGGCTGATCCGGCGACGGATCTTGCGGTGCTGAAGGTTGACGCGACCGGGCTTCCGATACTTGCGTTCGGTGACTCTGACGCGCTCGAGGTCGGCGAGTGGGTCGTCGCGATCGGATCTCCGTTCGGGTTCGATTCCTCCGTGACTGCGGGGATCGTGAGCGCGAAGGGGCGGAGCGGGATCGTCGGGCGCAGATCCGCCGAGGGGTTGTACGAGGAGTTCATACAGACGGACGCCGCGATCAACCCTGGGAACTCGGGCGGGCCGTTGCTCGATCTGGACGGCCGGGTGGTGGGCATCAACACGGCGATCATCACGCGGTCGGGTGGATCGATCGGGCTGGGGTTCGCGATTCCCGCGAAGATGGCGCGGAGCGTGATGGAGAACATCATCGCGAGCGGGCGTCCGCAGCGGGGGTTTCTGGGCGCGGTGTGGGGCGATATCGACGTGTCGCGTGCGGCGCGTCTGGGCCTTGCGGCACCAAGCGGGGCGATCATCGAGGGCGTGATGCCCGAGAGCCCCGCGGATCGCGCCGGGCTTCGCGTGGGAGATGTTGTCGTCGCGTTCGATGGAAAGCCGGTGGACTCGTTCAATCGGCTGCGCAACGCCATCGCGTTCACGCCGCCGGGGCAGACGATTTCTGTCGAGGTGCTTCGCGATGGGGATCGACGTGTGATCGAGGCCCAGATCGCTGATCGCGAGGAGTGGCTGGCGGCGGCTCGTCGGGAGGAGTCGATCGAGTCGCTGGGCATCACGGTGATCAACGCGGTGCGGCTCGGCGCGTCGGGATTCGGCGATGCGGACGCGGGGGGCGTGCAGATCGCGTCTGTGGCTCCGGGCGGGCTTGCGCGGCGCGAGGGGCTTGAGCCGGGCGATCTGATCTATGCGATCAACGGGCGGATGATCGCCAACGTTGCGGAGCTGCGTCAGGCGTTGCAGAGCGCGTCGTGGAGGCAGGGCGTTCGCATCGACGTCGAGCGCGGGAACCGGCGCGGCTATGTGATCATCCGGCGTTGA
- a CDS encoding 6-carboxytetrahydropterin synthase: MVYRVCKIFEVESGHMLSKHPDRCRFPHGHTRRIEVVVSANALDSNDMVCDFKALKVAIAEFIDSFDHAMAINSEDPALRAMREIGDRLVVFEGLDPTTEVLAKHIFDFVKDRIGSGRTFTDRSGITYAFPVGLRLERVRVGETSSTWAEYAES, encoded by the coding sequence ATGGTCTACCGAGTCTGCAAGATCTTCGAGGTTGAGTCTGGTCACATGCTGTCGAAGCACCCGGATCGGTGCCGCTTCCCGCACGGACACACGAGGCGGATCGAGGTTGTGGTCTCGGCGAACGCGCTAGACAGCAACGACATGGTGTGCGACTTCAAGGCGTTGAAGGTTGCGATTGCGGAGTTCATCGATTCGTTCGACCATGCGATGGCGATCAACAGCGAGGATCCCGCGCTTCGGGCGATGCGTGAGATAGGAGATCGTTTGGTGGTCTTCGAGGGGCTGGATCCGACGACGGAAGTGCTCGCGAAGCACATCTTCGACTTTGTGAAGGACAGGATCGGCTCAGGGCGGACCTTTACCGACCGCAGCGGTATCACCTATGCGTTCCCGGTCGGACTCAGACTCGAGCGTGTTCGGGTTGGAGAGACGAGTTCGACCTGGGCGGAGTATGCAGAATCGTGA